In Gorilla gorilla gorilla isolate KB3781 chromosome 12, NHGRI_mGorGor1-v2.1_pri, whole genome shotgun sequence, the following are encoded in one genomic region:
- the LOC101131767 gene encoding uncharacterized protein codes for MNIFMTFVINVLRKNLFHGFMVITQAPLRMLPSQKRIRTPCHSPAILLSSCRVLSGNNCIVAALTSVIKRNLLFFRLVLLPLWLIFLYIVKMGDFPSAPTHLNTAAICTCLLPIPLGTHSGLLSVSCSWFRLFEKGPPLSYKHLVRQVHPLMNADTAAGGFVYTRKDKLRSLLFGEVKEDGNGCFICMSLEQCRRPKPPTGL; via the coding sequence ATGAATATATTCATGACATTTGTAATAAATGTCTTGAGAAAGAATTTGTTTCATGGCTTCATGGTCATCACTCAAGCTCCCCTAAGGATGTTACCGTCTCAGAAAAGGATCAGGACTCCATGTCACAGTCCTGCCATCTTACTTTCCTCTTGTCGAGTTCTGAGTGGAAATAACTGCATTGTGGCTGCTTTAACCTCAGTCATCAAAAGAAACTTGCTGTTTTTTAGGCTTGTTCTTCTTCCTTTGTGGTTAATTTTCCTGTATATTGTGAAAATGGGGGATTttccctctgcccccacccacctAAACACAGCAGCCATTTGTACCTGTTTGCTTCCCATCCCACTTGGCACCCACTCTGGCCTCTTGTCAGTTTCCTGTTCCTGGTTCCGTCTTTTTGAAAAAGGTCCTCCTTTGAGCTACAAACATCTGGTAAGACAAGTACATCCACTCATGAATGCAGACACAGCAGCTGGTGGTTTTGTGTATACCCGTAAAGACAAGCTGAGAAGCTTACTTTTTGGGGAAGTAAAAGAAGATGGAAATGGATGTTTCATTTGTATGAGTTTGGAGCAGTGCCGAAGGCCAAAGCCGCCTACTGGTTTGTAG